DNA from Amorphoplanes friuliensis DSM 7358:
GTCTTGGAGGGTTCCACTGACGACAAGAAGAAGCCGCCCGAGGTCTCCCTGCGCCGCGTCGGCGGCCTGCTCAAACCGCATTGGCCCCGGCTGACCGCGGTCATCGCCATCATCGTCGCCTCGTCGCTGGTCGGCATGGCCACGCCTTTTCTGCTGCGCGCGATCATCGACCGGGCGCTTCCGGCCCAGGACCTCGAGCTGCTGACCTGGCTCGTCGTCGGCCTGATCGCGGTCGCCGTGATGACCGCGGTGTTCGGCATCACCCAGACCTGGATCGCCACGGCCATCGGTCAGCGGGTCATGCACCAGCTGCGGGTGGATGTCTTCACCCATCTGCACCGTCAGTCGGTGGCGTTCTTCACCCGCACCCGCGCCGGGGAGATCCAGTCACGGATCACCAACGACATCGGCGGCATGCAGGCGGTTGTCACCTCGACGGCCACGTCGATCGCGTCGAACCTGACGACGGCCGTCGCCACGGCGGTGGCCATGCTCGTGCTGTCCTGGCAGCTCTTCCTCGTGTCCCTGATCGTGCTGCCGCCCGCGCTGCTGCTGGCCCGCCGGGTCGCGCGGATGCGCAAGGAGATCACCGCGCAGCGTCAGCGCGAGCTCGCCGACCTCAACGTCATCATCGAGGAGAGCCTGTCGATCAGCGGTGTGCAACTCAGCAAGATCATGGGGACGGGCCCGGCACTGATCGATCGCTTCGCCGGCTCGTCGGCCCGCCTGGTCGATCTGCAGCTGCGTGCACAGCTGACCGGTCGCTGGCGGGGCGCCACCATGAACATCATCTTCGCTGCGATCCCGGCGATCATCTATCTGAGCGCCGGTCTGCCGCCGTCCGCCGGCAAGCTGACCATCGGCACGATCGTCGCCTTCACCAGCCTGCAGTCCCGGCTGTTTCAGCCGATGATGGGCCTGCTCGACGTCGGTGTCTCGCTGGCCAGCTCGACGGCGCTGTTCGCGCGCGTCTTCGAATACCTGGATCTGCCGGTCGAGGTCGACGACCCGGTCCTGCCGGTCCGGTTGCCCCTGCCGGTACGCGGCCACCTGCGTTTCGACGACGTGAGTTTCACCTACCCCGGCAGCGTGGAGCCCGCCATCAGCGGCATCACCCTGAACGTGCCGCCCGGGTCCTCGATCGCGCTGGTGGGCGAGACCGGCTCGGGCAAGAGCACGGTGGCCTCGCTGATCGTGCGGCTCTACGACCCGACCGAGGGCCGGATCACCGTCGACGGCTTCGACCTGCGCGCGCTACGGCTCAACGAACTGGTCGGTGTGATCGGCATGGTCGGCCAGGAGACCTATCTGCTGCACGCCTCGGTCCGGGAGAACCTGCGGTACGCGCGACCCGACGCCACCGATGAGCAGATCGAGTGGGCCGCGCGAGCCGCCCAGGTCCACGACGTCATCGTCGCTCTTCCCGAGGGTTACGACACCGTCGTGGGCTCGCGCGGCCACCGGTTCTCCGGCGGGGAGAAGCAGCGGATCGCCATCGCCCGGACGCTGCTGCGCAATCCGCCGATCCTGGTGCTGGACGAGGCGACCAGCGCCCTGGACAACACGACCGAGCGGGCTGTCCAGCGCGCCCTGGAAGAACTGGCCCGCGGGCGTACGACGGTGACCATCGCCCACCGGCTGTCGACCATCCGCAACGCCGACCAGATCGTCGTCATGCGGGGCGGCCGGATCCTGGAGGCCGGCACCCACGACAGCCTGATCTTGATCGACGGTTTCTACGCCGCGCTGACGGCGTGAGAGCGTGCCCACTTGCGCAACACGTGGTAGTCCGGCCGGTGGTGCCAGTAGCAGTCGTACAGGAACCGGTTGTTGTCCACCGTGGACTCGTAGGTGCGCTCGGCGCGGATGAAGTGGGAGCTGCCGGCCGCATCGCGGTGCCACTGCGAGGTGCGGCTCCAGACCTGCTGGTCTCCGGGCTGCCAGGACAGTGACGACTCCAGAAAAGGTATGCCGAGGTGGCGGCAGTAGCGCTCGACCGCACCTGGTGCGTCGGTCAGCAGCTCCTCGGCCTCGACCACGTACGGCCGCACACCGGTCGTCTCGCGGACCCTTCGTGCCATCTCGACCTGATGGCCGTACCCGATCTCGCCGCAGGCCATGTCCGGGTTCATCGCGTAGTGCGACGGGATCACCCGGCGCGGATCGCGGATGATGAACGTGTGCCGCCCGACCTCCGGAATGCGGTCGCCGCCGGTCGTGAGGTAGTCGTACTCGGTGGTCTCCTTGACGAAGACCGGGTGGTCGCCGGCCCGTTCCTCGAGCAGTTTCAGCAGCTCGTCGTGGCTGGTCGCGGTGTAGTCGCCGACGGCGGTCCGGCCCTGGACGACGATGCTCGAGAACGGTTCGTGGAAGACCTCGTGGTCCCCGCGTTCCAGCATCATCCGCAGGAATGCCGTCGACATCGACCGGGGGGTGCCCCAGAGGAAGATCAGGTTGGAGTGCACGGCTGCGGCCCTCATCCGTTCTGCGCCGAGGCCATGCGGGTGATCAGGCTCGCCGGCCGGATGTCCCACCACGACCTCTCGATGTAGGCCAGGCAATCCTCGCGGCTCTCCGGGCCCGACACGGTACGCCAGCCGGCCGGCACATCGATCACCTCCGGCCACAGCGAGTGCTGTCCTTCGTCGTTGACCAGCACGAAGTAGCTGATGTCCTCGCGTTCGAACGGGTTGCTCATGCCGTCGGACCTTCCGTGGGAGTGAGACGTAGGTGCTCGGCCACCCGGGCGCCGATCAGCTGCAGCACCTCGGCCCGGGCGAGTTGCCGGTGCTTGTAGTCCAGGGCCATGACGTCGACGGCGCCGGAGACGTACGGGTGCCACATCGGTGCGAAGTAGTGCTCTTCCGGCCGTGCCGCGATCGCCTCGATGAAGAGCACGTCACCGTCGAAGACCGAGAACTTGTGGCCGTCGGCGACCTTGATCATGTTTTCGTAGAAGTCCACCGTGGCCCGGCCCTTCTGGCGCATCAGGAACGAGTACGGCCCCTGACGCTGCCGGAGCTGCTCGTAGAGGATGTCGCCGGTGAGGTGGGGACGTTCCTCGGCCGGGACGTTGAGGTCGAAGTGGTGCGCGACCGCGTTCAGCCGCTCGACCTGCGTCGCCGGGCGCTGCGGTGTCGGACGGGCATCGAGCATCGCGATCAGGGCGACCTCCTCGCCACCGCGCTGCAACTGCACGCCCATCTCGTGGGCGATCTCCCCGCCGGTGCTCAGACCCAGCAGGTGGTACGGCCCTTCGGGCTGGACCAGGCGGATCTGCTGGACGTAGTCGGCAGCCATCGCCGTCATCGTCGTCGGCAGTTCCTCGCCCGGTCCCAGTCCGCGAGCCTGGACGCCGTACACGCCGACGGCCGACGGGATCGCGTTGACCAGCGGGTAGTAGAGCCAGCTCAACCCGCCCAGGGGATGGATGCAGAACAGCGACTCCGGGGTGGTGCCCGGCCGCAGCGGCACCACCACGTCGAGGGTTGCCTCTTCGGGCTCGGCGGCGAGCCACCCGGCCAGGTCCTTGGCGGTCGGCACGGCGGAGACCACGAGCGGGTTGACGGTCATCCCGAACTCGGCCTCGATGGCCCGCGTGAGCGCCTCGACCGTCTCGCGGCCACCGCCGAGGTCGAAGAGGTTGTCCTCGGCGGCCACCTCGTCGACGCCCAGCGCCTGAGCGACCAGGACGCGCATCCGGTCCTCGGGCGAGGCCTGGGAGTCGGCGTCCGGCAACAGCGGCAGGTCGCCGATGCGGGCAGCCAGGTCGGCGAGCGTCGAGCTCTCGAAGACCGTCCGGAACGGCAGTTCGACGCGCAGCAGCGACCGGATCTCGTTGACCATCTGCATCGCTAGCAGCGAGTGGCCACCGAGCGCGAAGAAGTTGTCGTCGCGACCCACCCTCGCCACGGACAGCAGTTCCTGCCACAGCCCGGCCAGGGACTCCTCGATCGGCCCGGCCGGCGCCTCGTACGCCCGGTCGGTGTCCACCACGCCCGGGTCCGGCAGCTGACGACGGTCCACCTTGCCGTTCACCGTCACCGGGAAGGCGTCCATGGCCACGAACGCCGACGGCACCAGGTGCGCCGGCACCACCGCGGGCATCTGCCGGCGCAGCCGCACCGGGTCGGGATCGAAGCCGACGACGTACGCCACGAGCCGCTTGTCCACGCCGTCGCCGTGCACCGTCACCACGGCCTGTTCCACCCCGTGCAGTCCGAGCAGCGCCGCCTCGACCTCGCCCAGCTCCACCCGGACACCGCGGATCTTGACCTGTTCGTCGTCACGGCCGAGGAACTCGATCGCCCCGTCGGGGCGCCGGCGGGCGCGGTCACCGGTGCGGTACATCCGCTCCCCCGCCACGAACGGGTCGGCGACGAACCGCTGCGCGGTCAGGTCGGCCCGGTTCAGATAACCGCGGGCGAGCGGACGTGCGGCGATGTAGATCTCACCCGGCATACCGGGCGGCACGTGGCCGAGGTCGGGACCGAGCACGTAGACCCGGGCGTTGGCGATCGGGACGCCGATCGGCGCGCTGCGACTGTCGTCGTCGTCGCGGCACAGCCAGCTCGTCACGCCGATGGCGGCTTCGGTCGGGCCGTACAGGTTGTAGATCTCGGTCTGAGGCAGTGCCTCGGCGAAGCGGCTCCGCAAGCTGCGCGTCAGCGTCTCCCCACCGGCGATGACGTGGCGCAGGCTGGTGCAGCGCGCGGCGTCGGGCTCCCGCAGGAACATCTCGAGCATCGACGGGACGAAGTCGACGAGCGTGACCTGCTCCCGCTGGATGAGGTCCACCAGGTAGCGCGGGTCGCGGTGCCCGTCGGGCCGGGCCATGACCAGCGTCGCCCCGTTCGTCAGCGCCCAGAACAGCTCCCAGACCGAGGTGTCGAAGGTGAACGGCGACTTCTGCAGCACCCGGCCGTCAGTTCCGGCGCCGAACCGCTCGTTCATCCACGTCAGCCGGTTGCGGATGGCCGCGCGGACGTTCACCACGCCCTTCGGGGTGCCGGTCGACCCGGAGGTGTAGATCGCGTACACGGCGTCCTCGCCGTCGACCGGCACCCCGGGATCGTGCGAGGGACGTGCCGCGAGGTCGGTGTCCGGTCCGTCGACGCACAGCAGCAGATCGTCGTGAGCGGCCAGCCGGTCCTGGGTGGCCCGGTGGGTGAGGACAACACCGACCGCGGCGTCACCGATCATCGACGTCAGGCGGGCGGCCGGCAGGTCGGGGTCGAGCGGGACGAACGCACCTCCGGTCTTCCAGATCGCGAGGACACCCACGACCAGGTCGAAGCCGCGTTCCATGCTGATGCCCACCAGCGTCTCGCGCCCTGCACCGAGCTCGATGAGGTGATGCGCGAGCTGGTTCGCACGGCGGTTCAACTCCCCGTACGGCAGGTCCACACCCTCGAACCGTACGGCGATCGCGTCCGGGTTCCGGCGGGCGTGTTGCTCGACGAGCTGATGCGGCCAGGGTCGCGCCGCCCAGTCGCGGACGTCTCCGGTGCTCGCCGCCTCGACGGCGAGCCGTTCCTCCCCGCTCATCACCGGCAACCGGCCGATCGGCAGGCCGGGCTGCGCGACCGCCTCGGCCAGCAGACGGCCGAGCATGCCGACCATCCGCTCGACGGTGTCGTGGTCGAACAGGTCGCAGGCGTACATCACCTCACCGCCGAGGCCGGACGGCCGGCCGGACTCATCGAGGAACTCCACGAACTGAACGCTGAGGTCGAACTTCGCCGATCCGGACCCCACGCCCATCCGCTCCGAGCGCACGCCGGCGAGGCCGAAGCGCGCCGACCGGCCGACCTGCGAGGCGACCATGACCTGGAACAGGGGATGCCGGCCGGGCACGCGGGGTGGGTTCAGCTCCTCGACGACGCTCTCGAACGGCACGTCCTGATGACCGAAAGCCAGCAGGTCCTGCTCGCGGACCCGCCCGATGAGCTCGTCGAAGGACGGGTCGCCGGTGAGGTCGGCCCGCAGCACCAGGGTGTTGACGAAAAAGCCGACCAGATCTTCCAGGGCCTCGTCGACCCGGCCGGACACCGGCCACCCGAGCGGGACGTCGGTGCCGGCTCCGAGCCGGGAGAGCAACGCGGCCACGGCCGACTGCAGGACCATGAAAACAGTGGCGCCGTGGCGCCGCGCCGTCGCCGCGATCTGCTCGTGCACCTCCGCCGGGACGCTGATCGGCACCGACCGGCCACGGTACGTCGGCTCGGCCGGCCGGCCGCGGTCAACCGGCAGCGCCAGCTCGTGGGGGGCATCGGCCAGAAGGTCCCGCCAGTAAGCGATCTGGGGCCGGGCGAGCCGCACCAGTTCCCGCTGCCACACGGCGAAGTCGGCGTACTGCACCGGGAGCTCGGTCCACTGCGGTGGGCGACCCGCGCGCCGCCGCTCGTAGGCCTCCTGGAGGTCGCGCATCAGCGGTTCCATGGAGGCGCCGTCGGCGGTGATGTGGTGCAGGACCAGGACCAGCACGAAGTCGTCCGGTCCGAACTCCAGCAGGCGTGCCCGCAAGGGGATCTGGGTCGTCAGGTCGAAGCCTTCGCGGACGACCCGCCGTACGGTGTCCTCCCGATCGCCGGCTGCGACCGGCTCGCGCACGAGCAGCTCGCCGAGGTCGGCCATCGGCACGACCTGCTGTCGCGGCTGTCCTTCCAGCACCGGGAAGCGGGTACGCAACGGCTCGTGCCGCCGGACGATGTCGGTGATCGCAGCACGCAGCGCCGCCTCGTCGAGACCGTCGGACAGGCGGACGACCACCGGGATGTGGTACGCCCCGTCGCCGCCGCGCAACTGCGCGGTCAGCCACATCTGCTGCTGCGGGTAGGACAACGGCACCGTCGCCGCACGCACCTGGCGCCGCAGCACCGGCCGCGTACCGGACTTCAGCACCGACACCCGCCGGGCGAGATCGGCCAGAGTCGAGGTCTCGAAGAGGTCCCGGACCGGCAGTTCGACGTTCATCGCCGTCCGGACGCGGTTCACCAGCTGCGTCGCCAGCAGCGAGTGGCCGCCGAGGCGGTAGAACTCGTCGGTGCGACCGACGCGGGGAACGCCGAGCACGTCCTCCCAGAGCCGCGCCAGCGTCTGCTCGACCGCTCCGACCGGCGGCACAAAATCGCGGACGCCCGCATCGCCGGCCGGATCCGGCAGGGCTTTGCGGTCGACCTTGCCGTTCACCGTGACGGGCATCGAGTCGAGCATCGTGAACACCGAGGGCACCAGATGGTCGGGCACCACCGCGGCCAGGTTCCGGCGCAGACCGGCGGCGTCCGGGCCATCGGCATCGGCCACGACGTAGGCGACCAGACGGCGATCGGCCCCGTCGCCGTGCGCGACGACGACGGCCTGGTCCACACCGGCCAGACCCATCAGCGCCGACTCGATCTCGCCCGGCTCCACCCGTACGCCCCGGATCTTGACCTGGTCGTCGGCGCGGCCCTGGTACTCCAGCTGACCGTCGGCGCGCCTGCGCACCACGTCACCGGTGCGGTACATCCGTTCTCCGGGCGTGCCGAACGGGTCGGCGACAAAACGCTGGGCGGTCAGCGCGGTCCGCCCGGCATATCCGCGGGCCAGCCCGGCACCGGCGAGGTACAGCTCACCGGGGACACCGACCGGCTGTTCCCGCAGGAGCTCGTCCAGCACGTACACCCGTACGTTGGGCAGGGGCCGCCCGATCGGCGGTGTGCCGTCACCGGTCAACGGATCACTCACGGTCGCCGCAACCGTGGCCTCCGTCGGCCCGTACGCGTTGAGCATGCGCCGATCGCGGCACCACCGGGCCGCCACGGCGGGCGGACACGCCTCACCGGCCACGACGAGCGTCACCGCATCCGGCAGACCCCCGGCGTCCTCCACCGCGGACAGCAGCGACGGCGGCAGCGTCACGTGGGTGACGCCCCGGCTCCGGACGAGGTCGACCAGCGCGGGACCGGGCACCAGCCGCGAGGCGTCGGCCACGACCAGGGCCGCACCGGACAGCAGCGTCGTCCACACCTCGGACACCGAGGCGTCGAAACTGACCGACGCGAACTGCAGCCGCCGGCGCCCGGGACCCAGCCCGAGGATCTGCGCCTGGGCCCGGACGAGGTTCTGCGCGCTGCGATGGGTCACCACGACGCCCTTGGGCACACCGGTCGAACCCGAGGTGAAGATGAGGTAGGCGGCGTGGTCCGGCAGCAGCTCCTCGTGGCGGTCGGCGTCGCGGACAGCGTGCCCGTCGAGGCCGGCCAGCTCGTCGACGACCTTCGGGTCGTCGAGGACCACCTGAGGGATCGCGGAAGAACCCGGCGATGCGGCGCTGGTCGTCGTCACCACGCACCGGGCCCGCGCGTCGGCCATCATGAACTCGGCGCGCGCGGCCGGATAAGCCACGTCCACCGGCACGTACGCCCCGCCGGCTTTGACCACCGCGAGGGCCGCCACCACGAAGTCGACGGACCGGCTCATCCGCAGCGCCACCACGACCTCGGGGCCGACTCCCTGATCGATCAGCAGCCGGGCCAGCCGGTTGGACCGCTCGTCCAGCTCCGCGAAGGACAGCGAGGCGTCGTCGCCGACCACGGCGACTTCGCTCGCACCGTGCTCGACCTGCGCGGCGAACAATTCCGGCAGTGTCGGCGGGTTGCCTGGCGAAGAGTCGAGCACAAACGGCCTCCTGGAAGCGGCGCCCCGGCGACCGGCCGCCGAGAAGGCGTTCGCTGTCGCAGTGACGATCTTGAGTGGCGCAACGTCACGCCACTGTGGAGGTACCGAATAAAAAACACAAGATGGAGAAAATCACCACGATTGCGGTCCACAAGAATGAGCACTGCTGCGTCGTGACCAATGGCCGACCACCTGAATGGGCAGTGAGCAGGCAAGAAAATCAATCATCAAATCAAGGGGCATGAGCGTCGCCTCCGGCAGGCAATCAGCACGGTGCCGGCGGGCACATGTTCTGGCACCGTAATTCGCATCCGGCCGACAACCTCATCGAGGTTCGACAGGCGACGTCCAGGCCAGGCCGGGGCGCGCGACGGCGGTCGGGCCTGCGTACCCGCGTGCGGCAGCCTCGAGATGGGCTGCCGGGCTGCTGCCCGGCCAGAGATGGGTGAGCCACAGTGTCCCGGCCTCGGCCCGCGTCGCCAGCGCGGCGGCGTCGACCGCCGTGGACAGGAAGCCGGCCTGCCTGGCGGGCACCTCGGTGGCATACGTCGACTCGGCGATCAACAGATCCGCGCCGACGGCGAACCCGGCGAAATCCGGGGACGGGCCGCTGTCGCCGGTGTAGACCACGGTCGTCCGGCCGGCGGTGATCCGAAGCCCAGCGTTCGGCAGAAAATGCGGCAGCCAGGCGGTGTCGATGGTGAACGGACCGATCACCAACCGGTGGGCCTGCGACAGTTCGTGCAACGAGTACGCGCCGTCGAGCAGCTCCGGCTCGTCCAGGGCCAGGACCGCGTCGAGGGCCCCGGCCGGCGCGTAGCAAGGCAACGGCGGAAGTGGTTCCCGCGGCAGCGCCCTGGCTCGCAGCAACGGATGCAGGTCGGCACAGTGGTCGGGATGCCCGTGCGTCACCACCACCGCATCGACGGCGGCGGCCGGGCAGTACGCCAGCAACGGCAGCAGGGTCGCATAGCCCGGGTCGACGACCAGGATGAAGTCCTCGTGCTCGATGACGTAGCCGCTGCAGCCGGCCGTCGGTTCGGGCCAGGCACCGGCCCCGCCCAGCACCGTGATGCGCATCCGGCCACCTTAGGCTCAGGTCAGCCGCCGGGCCAGGCCTCGGTGAGCAACGCCCGCAGCGCCTGCTCCACCGGCCCGCGGTCGGGCCGTCCCGGGTACTGCAGCTCGGAGTAGGCGGCCACCTCGACCATCCGCGTGTAGAGGTAGGCCAGCCGGTCCAGGTCGACGGCCGGGCCCGGTCCGGCGCCGCAGCCCGCCTCCAGGAAGATCTCCTTCTGGGCGGCGACCACCCGCGGATGAACGACCCCGGTGGGTGAGGACAGCACCCGGCCGGCCAGCTCGGGCTCGGTGGTCACGAAGGTGATCAGGCCCTTGGCATCGGCCAGGCCCGCGCCGAAGTGGCGGGTCACCTCGAGGACACCCTCGATGCCGTCCACGGTACGGGCGCGGCGCGCCGCGTCCAGCCGGATCTCGCACAGCGCCCACAGCACGTGGCCGAGCAGCAGTTCCCGGCTACCGGCCACCCGGTAGAGCGTCGCCCGGCTGACGGCCAGAATCGGGGCGAGCTCGTCGACGTCGACGGTCCCGTGCTCCAGGAAGTACCGGATGGCGCCGCGGACGACGGTCTCGTGGCTGATCACCCGCCGCGGGCTCACCGTGGCGCCCCCGAGCGCTTCACGGGGCAGGCGGGCATTCCCTCATTTTGCGATATGACCATGGCTGCGGACCTCCGAATTCCGGCGCATTCGTATTGTCCGTCCGGACAGTTTTGCCGGCTCCCTTGTCGTCCATTTCCCGGCGTTTGATCACCGGCTCGACCCGTTCTCCGATTCGCCCCCTTCGCACGGTCCAGCCCCTGCTCAGAACGTGCGACAGCCGTCTCAGGCTCGTCACGGATCTGGTGCCGCGCGAATACCGCTGGCTATCGTCCGAACGCATCTGATGCTTGTCGTGACTATTTCCGGTCACCGCATTTCACAGGGAAAAATGGAGGCTTTGGTGACGCCAGAAGCTGACGTGACCCCCGCTGCCACTGTCCGGGGACACCGCAGGACCACGGCGACGGGGCGTAACCGGTTGTTCCGGGGCCGGACCGTCGCGGGCGCGGCCCTCGCCGCCGCGCTGACCGCGGGCAGCATCGCCCTGGTCCCGAGCGCCGACGCCGCGACCAACCCGTTCGAGCGGGGCCCGTCCCCGACCACCACCAGCATCGAGGCGACCCGCGGATCGTTCGCGGTCTCGCAGACCAGCGTGTCGTCGCTGAGCGCGAGCGGCTTCGGCGGCGGGGACATCTACTACCCGACCAGCACGACCGCTGGGACCTTCGGCGCCGTGGCGATCGCACCCGGCTACACCGCCCGCAAATCGAGCATGGCCTGGCTCGCGCCGCGGATCGCCTCGCAGGGCTTCGTGGTCTTCAACATCGACACGCTGACCACCTCGGATCAGCCGGCCAGCCGGGGCCGGCAGTTGCTGGCCGCGCTGGACTACCTGACCCAGCGCAGCACGGTCCGGACCCGCATCGACAGCTCGCGGCTGGGCGTCATGGGTCACTCCATGGGCGGCGGCGGCACCCTCGAGGCCGCCGACGACCGCCCGGCGCTGCAGGCAGCCATCCCGCTGACGCCGTGGAACCTGACCAAGTTGTGGCCCGGGGTCACCGTGCCCACGATGGTCATCGGCGCCGAGAACGACAGCGTCGCCCCGGTGGCGTCGCACTCGGAACGCTTCTACAGCAGCCTGCCGTCGACGCTGAACAAGGCGTACCTGGAGCTGAACAACGCCAGCCACTTCGCGCCGAACAGCTCGAACACCACCATCGCGAAGTACAGCATCGCCTGGCTCAAGCGTTTCATCGACGACGACCTGCGCTACGACCAGTTCCTCTGCCCGGCCCCCCGGGTCAGCACGGCGATCTCCGAATACCGCGACACCTGCCCGCACTCCTGAGCAGGCCACCCACGGGTTCGACCGGGGCCGTTCATCCTCGCCGGGCGGCCCGGATCGCGCCCCACGCGGCCGCGGTCAGACCGCCCTCGATCACCGCGTCCAGCAGCGCGGCGCGGCGCCAGCGAGGTGCGGCCGCAGCCAGTACGAGACAACTGCCGGTGTGCACAGCGTCGACGACAATGCCGAGGACCGCGACGGTGCCGGTGGGCGCGACGACGCTCGCCGCGGCCTGCACCACGTGCCGGACACCGAGTACCCGCGCCGCCGGGACGACACCGGCCGGGACCACCCCGGGCGCCAGCCGGCCGGGTACCAGCAGCAGCGTGAGCCCCCACCCGGCCCGCAGGACGGCCGTGGCCCGGACACCTCGTGACATGGTCGGCTCCCGCCTGATCAGGTGAGCCCGCAGTACCCCGCCCAGCGCCCCTGACACCTTGCGCCCGCCATGCATATATGGCTACGGTGTAGCCATAATTTGGCCTTGGCTCCCCGGCGTGAGGCCGGGGCCTGCTCCTCCGGTGTGGACGGCGATGACTGATCGTTGCGAAGAACGTTCCGACGGAGGGCCGGCTCCGCCGCACGTCAACCGGCGGCAGAGGCCGATCGTGTCAGACCTGCGGGGGATTTCCTGCGCGCAGCCGGGCCATCGATCCGGTGACACCGGCGTCGAAATACAGAATCTCCGTGTAGAGGCCTGTCACCGCGGTGGTGTCGAAGTAGGCGAAGACAGTGCCGTCGACGCCGAAGTCTCCGCTCTGCACGGCGGCGCCGTGGCTCTCGGTCAGGCTTTCGGCCGCCGCCTCGAAGTCGTAGACCTGGAAACCGAGGTGGTGGAACCCGCCCTCCGGACGCTCCTCGAGGAACTCGCTGTACAGGTTGTCGTCGCCGTCGGGACGAGGGCGGACAACTTCGATGTTGGTGTCGCCGATGTAGCCCAGGGCCAGGTCCACCCGAAGGTCGATCTGCTTGCCCCGGTACGTCACGTTCAGCAGCGGGGCGTTCTCCATGATCCAAAAGCCGGCCGGGCCGTACAGCTTCTCGAGTTCCGCGCACTTGGCATCGAGGTCCGGCGTGACCACACACCACTGGAAGAAGCCCTGCGCGAGCGGGTGGATCGCGGGGCGAAGGAGGTCGAATGAAGTCAGCTTCTGCACCGTTTCGGTCATGCTCCCGAGACTGGCAGGCGGCGCCGCCGGCCAGTAGCGCCGATCGCGCAAGCCCGCCATGCGCAACCGGCATGTTTGATCGACGAGACTCATGAACGACCTGACTTTCACCGGGCTACGCGTCATCTCGCAGGTTGCCGCGTCCGGGTCGATATCCGCGGCGGCGGCCACGCTGGGGTACACCCAGTCCGGAATTTCTCGGCAGCTGGCGGCGATGGAGAAAGCCGCCGGCACGGCGTTGTTCGAGCGCCATCCACGCGGCGTACAGCCCACACCCGCGGGCGCTGTTCTGGTCCGGCACGCCCTTGCGCTGTTGCACGGTGCCGAGACCGCTGTCGCGGAGATCGACGCCATGCTGGGCCTGGTCACCGGGACGGTCACGGTGGGCGCGTTCCCGACCGGACAGGTTCTGCTCGTACCCCGCGCTGTGGTCCACATGCGCGCCGAGCATCCCTCCGCCACCGTACGCATCAGGGAAGGAAGTTCTGCCGACCAGATCCGTCACCTGCGGGACGGGCACCTCGACGTGGCGGTCGTCGCCTACCAGCCGGACTTCGGTCAGTCCCTCGACGGATTACTCTGCTCCCCGATCCTCGAAGGGCAGCTGCTCGTCGCAGTGCCACCCGGACATCCATTGTCGGACCGCGACAGCCTGACCCTCGACGATCTGTCCTGTCAGTCCTGGATAGTCGGCGGCAGCGGTACGGGGGACGCGCAGTTCGGCCCCTGGGCGGGCGCGACCGACCCGGAGATCGCGTACATGGTGCGGCACTGGCCTGAGCGACTGGGTTTTGTCGCCGCGGGTCTGGGACTCGCGGTCGTGCCGGCGGCAATCGCGGCCGTGCTCCTGCCCGGAGGCATCCGGGCGATCCCGGTTGCCGACCCGGACCGGCCCCACCCCATGGTGCTCGGGCTCACGAGACCCAACCCGACACCGATCACCTGCGCCTTCATGAGGTCACTCAAGCTCGTGGCGTCGAATCTGTGAGCCTCAGGTCGCCCAGATCAGCTCGTCACGGCGGTTCCGAACCTCCTGGTGGAGAGCTTCGCGCAGCACCAGCACCTCCTTGCGGCGCATCGCCTCCCGACGCGCCGCGAGGGTGACCTGGACGCGGGCA
Protein-coding regions in this window:
- a CDS encoding MBL fold metallo-hydrolase gives rise to the protein MRITVLGGAGAWPEPTAGCSGYVIEHEDFILVVDPGYATLLPLLAYCPAAAVDAVVVTHGHPDHCADLHPLLRARALPREPLPPLPCYAPAGALDAVLALDEPELLDGAYSLHELSQAHRLVIGPFTIDTAWLPHFLPNAGLRITAGRTTVVYTGDSGPSPDFAGFAVGADLLIAESTYATEVPARQAGFLSTAVDAAALATRAEAGTLWLTHLWPGSSPAAHLEAAARGYAGPTAVARPGLAWTSPVEPR
- a CDS encoding QsdR family transcriptional regulator, with product MSPRRVISHETVVRGAIRYFLEHGTVDVDELAPILAVSRATLYRVAGSRELLLGHVLWALCEIRLDAARRARTVDGIEGVLEVTRHFGAGLADAKGLITFVTTEPELAGRVLSSPTGVVHPRVVAAQKEIFLEAGCGAGPGPAVDLDRLAYLYTRMVEVAAYSELQYPGRPDRGPVEQALRALLTEAWPGG
- the bdeA gene encoding bis(hydroxyethyl) terephthalate hydrolase; translation: MFRGRTVAGAALAAALTAGSIALVPSADAATNPFERGPSPTTTSIEATRGSFAVSQTSVSSLSASGFGGGDIYYPTSTTAGTFGAVAIAPGYTARKSSMAWLAPRIASQGFVVFNIDTLTTSDQPASRGRQLLAALDYLTQRSTVRTRIDSSRLGVMGHSMGGGGTLEAADDRPALQAAIPLTPWNLTKLWPGVTVPTMVIGAENDSVAPVASHSERFYSSLPSTLNKAYLELNNASHFAPNSSNTTIAKYSIAWLKRFIDDDLRYDQFLCPAPRVSTAISEYRDTCPHS
- a CDS encoding VOC family protein, with amino-acid sequence MTETVQKLTSFDLLRPAIHPLAQGFFQWCVVTPDLDAKCAELEKLYGPAGFWIMENAPLLNVTYRGKQIDLRVDLALGYIGDTNIEVVRPRPDGDDNLYSEFLEERPEGGFHHLGFQVYDFEAAAESLTESHGAAVQSGDFGVDGTVFAYFDTTAVTGLYTEILYFDAGVTGSMARLRAGNPPQV
- a CDS encoding LysR family transcriptional regulator — protein: MNDLTFTGLRVISQVAASGSISAAAATLGYTQSGISRQLAAMEKAAGTALFERHPRGVQPTPAGAVLVRHALALLHGAETAVAEIDAMLGLVTGTVTVGAFPTGQVLLVPRAVVHMRAEHPSATVRIREGSSADQIRHLRDGHLDVAVVAYQPDFGQSLDGLLCSPILEGQLLVAVPPGHPLSDRDSLTLDDLSCQSWIVGGSGTGDAQFGPWAGATDPEIAYMVRHWPERLGFVAAGLGLAVVPAAIAAVLLPGGIRAIPVADPDRPHPMVLGLTRPNPTPITCAFMRSLKLVASNL